One stretch of Caldinitratiruptor microaerophilus DNA includes these proteins:
- the rpoD gene encoding RNA polymerase sigma factor RpoD produces the protein MDASREAKPAGLDDLIARGKRRGSLTESEILEHFQGQELTPEQMEEVYDQLAEHNIEVVTDPPPPAEGGPDGAEDGVVAEPEPEATGDVEADMDLSVPEGVATDDPVRMYLKEIGRVPLLTPEEEVELAKRIEQGDEEAKKRLAEANLRLVVSIAKRYVGRGMLFLDLIQEGNLGLIKAVEKFDYRKGYKFSTYATWWIRQAITRAIADQARTIRIPVHMVETINKLIRVQRQLVQELGREPTPEEIADEMDISVERVREIMKIAQEPVSLETPIGEEEDSHLGDFIEDQEAPAPAEAASYMLLKEQLEEVLETLTPREEKVLRLRFGLDDGRARTLEEVGQVFGVTRERIRQIEAKALRKLRHPSRSKKLKDYLD, from the coding sequence ATGGACGCCTCCAGGGAGGCGAAACCGGCCGGCCTTGACGACCTGATCGCCCGCGGCAAGCGGCGGGGGTCGCTCACGGAGTCCGAGATCCTCGAGCACTTCCAGGGTCAGGAGCTGACGCCCGAGCAGATGGAGGAGGTCTACGACCAGCTGGCGGAACACAACATCGAGGTCGTGACGGACCCCCCGCCTCCAGCCGAAGGCGGCCCCGACGGGGCCGAGGACGGGGTGGTGGCCGAGCCGGAGCCCGAGGCCACCGGCGACGTGGAGGCGGACATGGACCTCTCCGTCCCGGAGGGCGTGGCGACCGACGACCCGGTCCGCATGTACCTGAAGGAGATCGGCCGGGTGCCCCTCCTCACGCCCGAGGAGGAGGTGGAGCTGGCCAAGCGGATCGAGCAGGGTGACGAGGAGGCCAAGAAGCGCCTCGCCGAGGCGAACCTGCGGCTGGTGGTCAGCATCGCGAAGCGGTACGTGGGCCGGGGCATGCTCTTCCTCGACCTGATCCAGGAGGGCAACCTCGGGCTCATCAAGGCCGTGGAGAAGTTCGACTACCGCAAGGGCTACAAGTTCAGCACGTACGCCACGTGGTGGATCCGCCAGGCCATCACCCGGGCGATCGCGGACCAGGCCCGCACGATCCGCATCCCCGTGCACATGGTGGAGACCATCAACAAGCTGATCCGGGTCCAGCGCCAGCTCGTCCAGGAGCTCGGGCGCGAGCCGACGCCCGAGGAGATCGCCGACGAGATGGACATCTCCGTCGAGCGGGTGCGGGAGATCATGAAGATCGCCCAGGAGCCGGTGTCGCTCGAGACCCCGATCGGCGAGGAGGAGGACTCCCACCTCGGAGACTTCATCGAGGACCAGGAGGCGCCGGCTCCGGCGGAGGCGGCCTCGTACATGCTGCTGAAGGAGCAGCTCGAGGAGGTTCTGGAGACGCTCACGCCCCGGGAGGAGAAGGTCCTGAGGCTGCGCTTCGGCCTCGACGACGGGCGCGCCCGCACGCTGGAGGAGGTCGGCCAGGTCTTCGGCGTAACCCGCGAGCGCATCCGGCAGATCGAGGCGAAGGCGCTGCGCAAGCTCCGCCACCCGAGCCGGAGCAAGAAGCTCAAGGACTACCTGGATTGA